A window of Selenomonas ruminantium subsp. lactilytica TAM6421 contains these coding sequences:
- a CDS encoding class I SAM-dependent methyltransferase, translated as MIAAQESMTAKLCSFARAYHSMLGKNKIFDDYLAYDIIGKDEYDEIGGLLKGQVESEGKLPRYGFESLQVFDEMDHYFSPIALSRIAFAERALRRFARRRSECQYVICGAGMDTFAFRNTDEAIEVFELDHPDTQAYKLRRIHKLHWDVPRNTHYAAIDFEQDDLGKTLLHSGFRPYESSFFSLLGVSYYLTPEAFREFVRSISLLSSPGSQFVLDFPDDSTFKAETGSRVHRLAEITRRLGEPMRHGFSLDEMRGILAEEGFVIRTHESPEDIQRHFFADRTDQQRAMENIHFILAEKRQH; from the coding sequence ATGATTGCCGCGCAGGAAAGTATGACTGCCAAATTGTGCTCCTTTGCCCGTGCCTATCATTCCATGTTAGGCAAGAACAAGATCTTTGATGATTATCTGGCTTATGACATTATCGGCAAGGATGAGTACGATGAAATCGGTGGTTTGCTGAAGGGACAGGTGGAATCCGAAGGAAAGCTGCCCCGTTATGGGTTTGAGAGCCTGCAGGTCTTTGACGAGATGGATCATTATTTCTCGCCCATTGCTCTTTCACGGATTGCCTTTGCGGAGCGGGCGCTGCGGCGCTTTGCCCGGAGGCGGTCGGAATGCCAGTATGTGATCTGCGGAGCAGGCATGGATACCTTCGCCTTCCGCAATACGGACGAGGCCATTGAGGTATTTGAGCTGGATCATCCCGACACTCAGGCATATAAACTGCGGCGGATTCATAAACTCCATTGGGATGTTCCCCGGAACACCCATTATGCGGCTATTGATTTTGAACAGGACGATTTGGGCAAGACGCTGCTGCACAGCGGCTTCCGACCCTATGAGAGTTCCTTCTTCTCCCTGCTGGGAGTTTCCTACTACCTTACGCCGGAGGCCTTCCGGGAGTTTGTGCGCAGCATCAGCCTGCTGTCCTCGCCGGGCAGCCAGTTCGTGCTGGACTTCCCGGATGATTCCACCTTCAAGGCGGAGACCGGCTCACGGGTGCACCGCCTGGCGGAAATCACCAGACGGCTGGGCGAGCCCATGCGCCATGGCTTCTCTCTGGACGAGATGCGGGGCATTCTGGCAGAAGAGGGATTCGTTATCCGTACCCACGAATCTCCGGAAGATATCCAGCGCCATTTCTTTGCTGACCGCACGGATCAGCAGCGGGCCATGGAAAATATCCACTTTATCCTGGCGGAAAAACGCCAGCATTAA
- a CDS encoding S-layer homology domain-containing protein: protein MRKTMVSTLTTALVMGAASTAFAASNPFADVPADHWAYDAVAQLADKGVIEGYGDNTFKGNRNITRYEMAQMVAKAMTKDTSGVDKALIDKLSAEFSEELNNLGVRVSKLERNADKVQWHGMMRYDYGSVRYDHHPLRNEKTKDNENTITLRLEPTAEVNDHWKVKGRLDSYVEMSKDAPTYGCNGNVVLKRLWAEGLYGNTMMRFGKMPVTIDMDIMFDTQFTGAQVQFGNKLKTTINAGRFNLNSGNQYYKYGITQAGLANDADDTASYQAIGFTGWLGKLNAGLGYHHLSSNDFHYMLGYDKMGKEDEMNTLTAKGTYHFDKNIALQGNYGQNFSADDYNKSASIVLGYKEFENFDTTNAGQWGIALAYRHIGQNVGPTPTYTLDAGTKGWELSYLGNIMPHTYIWLKGVTGKTLIGDKDYKELFGRIEWQF, encoded by the coding sequence ATGAGAAAAACCATGGTATCCACACTTACAACAGCTTTAGTGATGGGCGCAGCAAGCACCGCCTTTGCAGCCAGCAATCCGTTTGCTGATGTTCCTGCTGATCACTGGGCTTATGATGCAGTAGCACAGTTAGCAGACAAAGGCGTTATTGAAGGGTATGGCGACAACACCTTCAAAGGAAACCGTAATATCACCCGTTATGAGATGGCACAAATGGTAGCAAAAGCTATGACCAAGGATACCAGCGGTGTGGACAAGGCTCTGATTGACAAATTATCTGCCGAATTCAGCGAAGAACTCAATAATCTGGGCGTGCGTGTCAGCAAGCTGGAACGCAATGCCGACAAGGTGCAATGGCACGGCATGATGCGTTATGATTATGGCAGTGTCCGCTACGATCATCATCCGCTGCGCAACGAAAAGACAAAAGATAATGAGAACACCATTACCCTGCGCCTCGAACCCACCGCCGAAGTCAATGACCACTGGAAAGTAAAGGGACGTCTGGACAGCTATGTCGAAATGAGCAAAGATGCCCCCACCTATGGCTGCAATGGCAATGTGGTACTGAAACGTCTCTGGGCTGAAGGCCTCTATGGCAACACTATGATGCGCTTTGGTAAAATGCCAGTAACCATCGATATGGATATCATGTTCGATACCCAGTTCACAGGTGCACAGGTGCAGTTCGGCAACAAACTCAAAACCACCATCAATGCCGGCCGCTTCAATCTGAACAGCGGCAACCAGTATTATAAATACGGCATAACCCAGGCGGGGCTTGCCAACGATGCGGATGACACCGCCAGCTATCAGGCCATCGGCTTTACCGGCTGGCTGGGCAAACTGAATGCCGGGCTGGGTTACCATCACCTGAGCAGCAATGACTTCCACTACATGTTGGGCTATGATAAGATGGGTAAGGAAGATGAAATGAATACCCTGACAGCCAAGGGAACCTATCACTTCGACAAAAACATTGCCCTGCAGGGCAACTACGGCCAGAATTTCAGCGCAGATGACTACAACAAATCCGCCAGCATCGTTCTGGGCTACAAGGAATTCGAAAACTTCGATACCACCAACGCCGGTCAATGGGGTATAGCCCTGGCTTACCGCCATATCGGCCAGAATGTCGGCCCGACGCCGACCTACACCCTCGATGCCGGGACTAAAGGCTGGGAGCTCAGCTATCTGGGCAACATCATGCCCCATACTTACATCTGGCTGAAAGGCGTGACAGGCAAGACCCTGATTGGCGATAAGGATTACAAAGAACTCTTCGGCCGTATCGAATGGCAGTTCTAA
- a CDS encoding bifunctional metallophosphatase/5'-nucleotidase — MFGKRSLKTMALAALSAAITSGTAFAGDLTVFSTSDIHGSVIGWNYFTAQPANLGLAKVSTIIKQARSQKGPNDDILVVDGGDILQGTPLDTYMVQHPNEWKTHPMFDAFNTIGYDAIELGNHEFNFGLDYLKKAIGSNKNVLGANVIEDKTGKTWSGVRPYLMKTVTIDGEKVNVGIIGTDTPAIPMFEDPSHFAGVHFADQVPVFQQCVKELKAQGADIIIGITHSGVPRNDRSGAENQVVDIAKACPELSLLVCAHNHVVIDNKSGITGPDGTQYADSVINGVPVVESGKDGKFVGKSVLTINKVNGKWQVEKVATQALSTKGVEDDPQIIKQVKPWHEKTLKHLQTVIGKASAEYSGTESNHQDSAIVDLVNEVQRHYAGTQLSASASFNTSQNISKDDITLQEMSGLYIYENYLYGIEINGAELRKYMEHAASFYGTSPDYNYDMLQGVDYTIDMTKPVGQRITKLQYQGKDVKDSDKFTLAINDYRMNGGSGYMDAMGYTNGKKPKIVFDSMRKYGDDGQMRNLMIRYVQEKGTITPSCDHNWNVIK; from the coding sequence ATGTTTGGGAAACGTTCACTAAAAACCATGGCACTGGCCGCACTGTCGGCAGCTATCACTTCAGGTACAGCTTTTGCTGGCGACCTGACGGTTTTTTCCACCTCCGATATCCATGGCAGTGTCATCGGCTGGAATTACTTTACCGCCCAGCCGGCTAATCTGGGACTGGCCAAGGTCAGCACCATCATCAAGCAGGCACGCAGTCAGAAGGGCCCCAATGATGACATTCTCGTCGTGGATGGCGGGGATATCCTGCAGGGCACGCCGCTGGATACCTATATGGTCCAGCACCCCAACGAATGGAAAACCCATCCCATGTTTGATGCCTTCAATACCATCGGCTATGATGCCATCGAGCTGGGCAACCACGAATTCAACTTCGGCCTGGATTACCTGAAAAAAGCCATTGGCAGCAATAAGAATGTGCTGGGCGCTAATGTCATTGAAGACAAGACCGGCAAAACATGGAGCGGCGTGCGTCCCTATCTCATGAAGACTGTAACCATCGATGGCGAAAAGGTCAATGTGGGAATCATAGGCACGGATACTCCTGCTATCCCCATGTTTGAAGATCCCTCCCATTTTGCCGGCGTGCATTTCGCCGATCAGGTACCTGTCTTCCAGCAGTGTGTCAAAGAACTGAAAGCTCAGGGGGCGGATATCATCATCGGCATTACTCATTCCGGTGTCCCCCGCAATGACCGCAGCGGTGCGGAAAATCAGGTGGTGGACATCGCCAAGGCCTGCCCGGAATTGTCCCTGCTGGTCTGTGCCCATAACCATGTAGTTATCGACAACAAATCCGGCATCACGGGCCCCGATGGCACCCAGTATGCAGATTCCGTCATCAATGGCGTGCCCGTTGTGGAAAGCGGCAAAGATGGCAAATTCGTGGGCAAGAGCGTACTGACCATCAACAAGGTCAACGGCAAATGGCAGGTGGAAAAAGTCGCCACCCAGGCCCTTTCCACCAAGGGTGTAGAAGATGACCCGCAAATCATCAAACAAGTAAAACCATGGCATGAAAAGACGCTGAAGCATCTGCAGACTGTAATCGGCAAGGCCTCTGCGGAATACAGCGGTACCGAATCCAATCATCAGGACTCCGCCATCGTGGATTTAGTCAATGAAGTCCAGCGCCACTATGCGGGGACCCAGTTGTCCGCTTCGGCTTCCTTCAACACCAGCCAGAATATCAGCAAGGACGACATTACCCTGCAGGAAATGTCCGGCCTCTACATCTATGAAAATTACCTCTACGGCATTGAAATCAACGGGGCCGAGCTGCGCAAATACATGGAACATGCCGCCAGCTTCTATGGCACTTCGCCGGACTACAACTACGATATGCTGCAGGGCGTGGATTACACCATTGACATGACCAAGCCCGTAGGGCAACGCATTACCAAACTGCAGTATCAGGGCAAGGATGTCAAAGATAGCGACAAGTTCACGCTGGCCATCAACGATTACCGCATGAACGGCGGCAGCGGCTACATGGATGCCATGGGCTATACCAACGGCAAAAAGCCCAAGATTGTCTTTGACTCCATGCGCAAATATGGTGATGACGGCCAGATGCGCAATCTCATGATCCGCTATGTGCAGGAAAAAGGCACAATTACCCCCAGTTGCGACCATAATTGGAACGTAATCAAGTAA
- a CDS encoding exonuclease SbcCD subunit D has translation MKFFHLSDLHIGLKLLNHDLREDQQYILQEIVAHAAQRQPDAVVIAGDIYDKAVPSAEAVSLFDEFITNLCEALPQAEIMLISGNHDSAPRVNVFRSLLARHHLHMIGLPPMEEDETIAKVTLQDDHGPVNFYLLPFVKPSMVKAITGTDENGNNLTYDAALHALVARETIDKAQRNVLVSHQFYLSTGGTAADILRSDSEIITVGNIDAINGDILEQFDYAALGHIHKPQQLNGQECYRYCGTPLACSISEAGQNKGIIEVELGAKGTVTTTLLPLTPLHPVRKLKDTLKNILAMPSEDYVSITLTDKEDLDVFDMQDRLREAFPNLLEIRRAGQRQVDYGQKVTAQDILSPFDLCKNFLGDLGLDEEQLLTEIINEVQQAR, from the coding sequence ATGAAATTTTTCCACCTTTCGGACCTGCATATCGGCTTAAAATTACTTAACCATGATCTGCGGGAAGACCAGCAGTATATATTACAGGAAATCGTTGCCCATGCGGCCCAGCGTCAGCCTGATGCTGTCGTGATTGCAGGCGATATCTATGACAAGGCCGTCCCCTCCGCCGAAGCCGTCTCCCTCTTCGACGAATTCATTACCAATTTATGTGAAGCCCTGCCCCAGGCAGAAATCATGCTGATTTCCGGCAACCATGACAGTGCTCCCCGTGTCAATGTCTTCCGTTCCCTGCTCGCCCGCCATCATCTCCATATGATTGGCCTGCCCCCCATGGAGGAAGACGAGACCATTGCCAAGGTTACCCTGCAGGATGACCACGGCCCCGTAAACTTCTACCTGTTGCCCTTTGTCAAACCATCCATGGTCAAGGCCATTACCGGCACGGACGAGAATGGCAATAATCTCACCTACGATGCCGCCCTCCATGCCCTTGTTGCACGTGAAACAATCGATAAAGCACAGCGCAATGTGCTCGTAAGCCATCAATTCTACCTGTCCACGGGCGGCACGGCCGCAGATATTCTCCGCAGCGATTCCGAAATCATCACGGTGGGCAATATCGATGCCATCAATGGCGATATACTGGAGCAATTCGACTACGCAGCTCTGGGGCATATCCATAAGCCCCAGCAACTGAACGGGCAGGAATGCTATCGCTACTGTGGGACCCCCCTGGCCTGCTCCATCAGTGAAGCAGGGCAAAACAAGGGCATCATCGAGGTAGAACTGGGGGCCAAAGGTACGGTGACCACCACCCTCCTGCCCCTCACGCCGCTGCATCCCGTACGCAAATTGAAGGATACGCTCAAAAATATCCTGGCCATGCCCTCTGAGGATTATGTCAGCATCACCCTGACAGACAAGGAAGACCTCGATGTTTTCGATATGCAGGACAGATTAAGGGAAGCCTTCCCCAATCTTCTGGAAATCCGGCGGGCGGGACAGCGGCAGGTTGATTATGGGCAGAAGGTCACCGCCCAGGACATCCTCTCCCCCTTTGACCTGTGCAAGAATTTCTTAGGCGATCTTGGCCTGGACGAAGAGCAGCTGCTTACAGAAATCATCAACGAAGTACAGCAGGCACGCTGA
- a CDS encoding nitrogenase component 1, with product MPKKINLDMASVEPREQRLGTIIAWDGSTEELHEQSAYELRGQKEKGKKGCGGNCRLCELSGPFTQGSVCSEQMVECQAGNVRDAVLIQHAPIGCGGGQVEYNAIYRNGLAMRGYKVENIRIINTNLKESDMVFGAADKLRQTIDDAWERYKPEAIFVASSCATGIIGEDIESIADEKEAELDIPVVPLACEGFRSKHWSTGFDATQHGILRQIVRRNPQKKQEDLVNVINLWGSDVFTPLLKNLNLRVNYVVDLASVEELAQMSEAAATVGFCYTLSSYLATALEQHFGVPEVKAPMPYGFEGTDAWLRELARVTHREHLVEDFIAKEHARVKPKVEELKKKLKGVKGFVATGSAYAHGLIQVMRELGIEVDGSLTFHHDPVYDSGDPKEDSLGYLNKHYGKVNNFHVSNRQQYQLYAFLQQVKPDFLLIRHNGLAPLASRLGIPAAPLGDEHIAVGYDGMINLGETILEILAHKKFHDDIRKHVQLPYKQWWLEQKDAYILAKHPELIDEDDNDYVKAAEGGAHA from the coding sequence ATGCCAAAGAAAATAAATCTGGATATGGCCTCCGTGGAACCCCGTGAACAGCGTCTGGGGACGATAATTGCCTGGGATGGCAGCACGGAGGAACTGCACGAGCAGTCTGCATACGAACTGCGGGGGCAAAAGGAGAAGGGCAAGAAGGGCTGCGGCGGCAACTGCCGTCTCTGCGAACTTTCCGGCCCCTTTACCCAGGGCTCTGTCTGCAGTGAGCAGATGGTGGAATGCCAGGCGGGCAACGTCCGTGATGCGGTGCTGATCCAGCATGCCCCCATAGGCTGCGGCGGCGGACAGGTGGAGTACAATGCCATCTATCGCAACGGTCTGGCCATGCGCGGGTACAAAGTCGAAAACATCCGCATCATCAATACCAATCTGAAGGAAAGTGACATGGTGTTCGGTGCTGCTGACAAACTGCGTCAGACCATTGACGATGCCTGGGAACGATACAAGCCCGAGGCCATCTTCGTCGCTTCCTCCTGCGCCACAGGCATTATCGGTGAGGATATCGAAAGCATTGCGGACGAGAAGGAAGCAGAATTGGACATTCCCGTAGTACCGCTGGCCTGCGAAGGCTTCCGCTCCAAGCATTGGAGCACGGGCTTTGACGCCACCCAGCACGGGATATTGCGGCAGATTGTGCGCCGCAATCCCCAGAAGAAGCAGGAGGATCTGGTCAATGTCATCAACCTCTGGGGGTCTGATGTATTCACCCCGCTGCTCAAGAACCTGAACCTGCGGGTAAACTATGTGGTGGATCTGGCTTCCGTGGAAGAACTGGCTCAGATGTCTGAGGCGGCGGCCACAGTGGGCTTCTGCTACACCCTGTCCTCTTATCTGGCCACGGCTCTGGAGCAGCACTTCGGCGTGCCGGAGGTCAAGGCCCCCATGCCCTATGGTTTTGAGGGTACGGATGCCTGGCTGCGGGAACTGGCCCGGGTTACCCATCGGGAACATCTGGTGGAGGACTTTATCGCCAAGGAGCATGCCCGGGTCAAACCAAAAGTGGAAGAGCTCAAGAAAAAGCTCAAGGGCGTCAAGGGCTTTGTGGCCACCGGCTCAGCCTATGCTCATGGTCTGATTCAGGTCATGCGGGAACTGGGCATTGAGGTGGATGGCTCCCTGACCTTCCATCATGATCCCGTGTATGACAGCGGCGATCCCAAGGAGGATTCTCTGGGCTATCTGAACAAGCACTACGGCAAGGTCAATAACTTCCATGTGTCCAACCGTCAGCAGTATCAGCTGTATGCATTCCTGCAGCAGGTGAAGCCCGATTTCCTGCTGATCCGTCACAACGGCCTGGCGCCTCTGGCTTCCCGTCTGGGCATTCCGGCAGCACCTTTAGGCGATGAGCATATCGCCGTGGGCTATGACGGCATGATCAACCTCGGGGAAACCATCCTGGAAATCCTGGCCCATAAGAAATTCCATGATGATATCCGGAAGCATGTCCAGCTGCCCTATAAGCAGTGGTGGCTGGAACAGAAGGATGCCTATATCCTGGCCAAGCATCCGGAACTCATTGACGAAGACGACAACGATTATGTAAAAGCAGCGGAGGGTGGTGCCCATGCCTAA
- the nifH gene encoding nitrogenase iron protein yields the protein MAKEGLRQIAIYGKGGIGKSTTTQNLTAGLTELGKNVMVVGCDPKADSTRLLLGGLAQKTVLDTLRDEGEDVELDSILKTGFGGTRCVESGGPEPGVGCAGRGIITSIGLLERLGAYTDDLDYVFYDVLGDVVCGGFAMPIREGKAKEIYIVASGEMMSLYAANNIAKGISRYAKKGGVRLGGIICNSRNVDREIELLKAFAEELGTQLIHFVPRDNIVQHAEIHKETVIQYKPQAHQADEYRELAKKIEDNEQFVIPTPMTQDRLEEILLEYGLMDNVEDDYRI from the coding sequence ATGGCAAAAGAAGGCTTGCGTCAGATTGCAATTTACGGTAAGGGCGGCATTGGTAAATCCACCACCACCCAGAACCTTACCGCCGGGCTTACGGAGCTGGGCAAGAATGTCATGGTGGTGGGCTGTGACCCCAAGGCTGATTCCACTCGTCTGCTCTTGGGCGGTTTGGCCCAGAAGACCGTTCTCGATACCCTGCGGGACGAGGGCGAGGACGTGGAACTGGACAGCATCCTGAAGACCGGTTTTGGCGGCACCCGCTGCGTGGAATCCGGCGGCCCGGAACCGGGGGTTGGCTGCGCCGGCCGCGGCATCATCACCTCCATTGGCCTGCTGGAACGTCTGGGCGCCTATACCGACGACTTGGATTATGTGTTCTATGACGTCCTGGGCGACGTGGTCTGCGGTGGTTTTGCCATGCCGATCCGCGAGGGCAAGGCCAAGGAAATCTACATCGTGGCCAGTGGCGAAATGATGTCTCTGTACGCTGCCAACAACATTGCCAAGGGTATCTCTCGTTATGCCAAGAAGGGCGGCGTGCGCCTGGGGGGCATCATCTGCAACAGCCGCAATGTGGACCGGGAAATCGAGCTCTTGAAGGCCTTTGCCGAGGAGCTGGGGACCCAGCTTATCCACTTCGTACCCCGTGATAATATCGTCCAGCATGCGGAAATCCACAAGGAGACGGTTATCCAGTACAAGCCTCAGGCCCATCAGGCGGACGAATACCGGGAACTGGCCAAGAAAATCGAGGACAATGAACAGTTCGTGATTCCCACCCCCATGACCCAGGACAGATTGGAGGAAATCCTACTGGAATACGGCCTTATGGACAACGTGGAAGACGATTATCGCATCTGA
- a CDS encoding NifB/NifX family molybdenum-iron cluster-binding protein — MAYRIAAASADGVHIDRHFGHSDGFVIVEVQEDGSFAEIERRAAKSPCQHGFHDEGAMAAAVSALADCRYVVAEAIGPGAQKALERQDILPLEIDGETVASAVPKIHAYEVNKQRASVRA; from the coding sequence ATGGCCTATCGGATAGCGGCGGCTTCTGCTGATGGCGTGCATATTGACCGGCATTTTGGCCACAGTGACGGTTTCGTCATTGTGGAGGTGCAGGAGGATGGCAGTTTTGCCGAGATCGAGCGGCGGGCGGCCAAGTCTCCCTGCCAGCATGGCTTTCATGATGAAGGCGCTATGGCAGCGGCGGTATCGGCGCTGGCGGATTGCCGCTATGTGGTGGCCGAGGCCATTGGCCCCGGTGCCCAGAAAGCATTGGAACGGCAGGACATCCTGCCTTTGGAAATAGATGGGGAAACGGTGGCATCTGCCGTTCCCAAGATTCATGCCTATGAGGTAAACAAGCAGCGGGCCAGTGTCCGGGCTTGA
- a CDS encoding radical SAM protein, with protein MDEKRVRELHPCFGAKQNRGRIHLPVCPGCNLECRFCDRKINDVENRPGVTGKVIQPEEAAQYVERALEFCPELSVVGIAGPGDTLASDRALRTFRLLGQKFPQLLKCMSTNGLLLAEKAQEVIDVGIDTLTVTVNAVDPAIEAQMINGLIYHGKRYEGVEAGRIIIKNQLEGIRKVAAAGVVVKVNTVLVNEINRFHIGEIAKTVKEAGATIYNIIPLIPQHDLKDCEEPSCVDLAVARKEAGKYIDVFRHCQHCRADAVGVPGKNNFSQQVYKGLLQAKETFSHG; from the coding sequence ATGGATGAAAAACGGGTAAGGGAGCTCCATCCGTGCTTTGGAGCTAAGCAGAATCGGGGGCGTATCCATTTGCCGGTATGTCCCGGCTGTAATCTGGAATGCCGCTTCTGCGACCGCAAGATCAACGATGTGGAAAACCGCCCCGGGGTTACGGGGAAGGTCATCCAGCCGGAAGAGGCAGCTCAGTATGTGGAACGGGCGCTGGAATTCTGCCCGGAACTCAGCGTGGTGGGCATTGCCGGCCCCGGGGACACGCTGGCCTCCGACAGGGCCCTCAGGACCTTCCGCCTGCTGGGGCAGAAATTCCCCCAGCTGTTGAAGTGCATGAGCACCAATGGGCTGCTTTTGGCGGAAAAGGCACAGGAGGTCATCGATGTGGGCATTGACACCCTGACGGTGACGGTCAATGCCGTCGACCCCGCCATTGAAGCCCAGATGATCAATGGACTTATCTATCATGGCAAGCGGTATGAAGGCGTGGAAGCTGGCCGCATTATCATCAAGAATCAGTTGGAGGGTATCCGCAAGGTGGCTGCCGCCGGTGTGGTGGTCAAGGTCAACACGGTGCTGGTCAATGAAATCAACCGTTTCCATATCGGGGAAATTGCCAAAACCGTCAAGGAAGCAGGGGCCACAATCTATAACATCATACCCCTGATTCCCCAGCACGACCTGAAGGACTGCGAGGAGCCCAGCTGTGTGGACTTAGCTGTGGCCCGCAAAGAGGCCGGCAAATATATTGATGTATTCCGCCATTGTCAGCACTGCCGGGCAGATGCCGTAGGCGTGCCGGGAAAGAACAACTTCAGCCAGCAGGTCTATAAGGGACTGTTGCAGGCCAAGGAAACCTTTTCCCATGGCTAA
- a CDS encoding PLP-dependent cysteine synthase family protein yields MHYYKSMQELIGHTPLVELTHFDLPEGVRLFAKLELWNPGGSAKDRVGRQMIAAAEKNGELKPGGTIIEATAGNTGLGIAFAALNKGYRVIFVVPEKFSVEKQTLMKALGAELVHTPRADGMLGAAAKAEELRASIPGAITLKQFENPANPQAHYETTGPELYEDLDGRIDYLVSGAGSGGTFTGIMRYLKEQDKNIQGVLADPYGSIIGGGEHGDYEIEGIGNDFIADTMDVSYIDQVFKIKDEEALKGVRELAAKEGIFAGSSTGAALSAALKLAHSGIQGNIVLVAVDRAERYFSKHILEE; encoded by the coding sequence ATGCACTATTATAAATCTATGCAGGAGCTCATCGGGCATACGCCGCTCGTTGAGCTGACACATTTCGATCTGCCGGAGGGCGTCCGGCTATTTGCTAAATTGGAACTTTGGAACCCAGGGGGCAGCGCCAAGGACAGAGTGGGCCGTCAGATGATTGCGGCGGCGGAAAAAAATGGCGAGCTTAAACCCGGCGGCACCATTATCGAAGCCACGGCGGGGAACACGGGGCTGGGGATTGCCTTTGCGGCTCTCAATAAGGGCTATCGGGTAATCTTCGTGGTGCCGGAGAAATTCTCGGTGGAAAAGCAGACTTTGATGAAGGCTTTGGGGGCGGAACTTGTGCATACCCCCCGGGCCGATGGCATGCTGGGGGCTGCCGCCAAGGCAGAGGAGCTCAGGGCTTCGATTCCGGGAGCTATCACCCTGAAGCAGTTTGAAAATCCTGCCAACCCCCAGGCTCATTATGAGACCACGGGGCCGGAACTCTACGAGGATCTGGACGGCCGGATTGATTATCTGGTGTCCGGGGCCGGCAGCGGCGGAACCTTTACCGGCATCATGCGTTATTTGAAGGAGCAGGACAAAAACATTCAGGGAGTATTGGCTGACCCGTACGGTTCCATTATCGGCGGTGGTGAGCATGGGGATTATGAAATTGAAGGCATTGGCAACGATTTTATTGCGGACACGATGGACGTATCGTATATCGATCAGGTCTTTAAGATTAAAGATGAGGAAGCACTGAAAGGCGTGCGGGAACTGGCGGCAAAGGAGGGGATCTTTGCCGGCAGTTCCACCGGGGCGGCCCTCTCGGCTGCATTGAAGCTGGCCCATTCGGGGATTCAGGGCAATATTGTCCTGGTGGCAGTGGACCGGGCCGAGCGCTATTTCAGCAAGCATATATTGGAGGAGTGA
- a CDS encoding trans-sulfuration enzyme family protein codes for MSKHKFDTALIHGGIYGDSRTGSVNVPIYQTSTFEQDGLGELREGKWEYSRTGNPTRAALEALISELEGGEAGFAFASGMAAITAVLSLFQSGVKILLSSNVYGGTFRVLDKVFSRFNLTYALQDTTDLAALEREFTPEVKAIIIESPANPLLTITDIRKVSEIAHRHGVLVIVDNTFMTPYLQQPLALGADVVVHSATKYLGGHSDLVAGLAVVKTKELAEKLAFVQNSTGGVLGPQDAFLLIRGIKTLGVRLDRHVANATYLAEWLAGNLEVAKVYYPGLTSHIGYEINQQQAKNGGAMISFELTEGHDIRKFFKSLGLIALAESLGGVESLVCHPASMTHAAIPKETRDKIGITENLIRLSVGIEDKDDLLTDLKQAIEASRI; via the coding sequence ATGAGCAAACATAAATTTGATACCGCCCTGATACACGGCGGCATTTACGGGGACAGCAGGACAGGTTCGGTAAATGTGCCCATCTATCAAACTTCCACCTTTGAACAGGACGGGCTGGGAGAATTGCGGGAGGGCAAATGGGAGTATTCCCGCACGGGAAATCCCACCCGGGCGGCGCTGGAAGCCCTGATTTCCGAGCTGGAAGGAGGCGAGGCAGGTTTTGCCTTCGCTTCAGGCATGGCGGCCATCACAGCAGTGCTCAGCCTGTTCCAAAGCGGTGTGAAGATCCTGCTGTCCAGCAATGTCTATGGTGGTACCTTTCGGGTGCTGGACAAGGTGTTCAGCCGCTTCAACCTCACCTATGCTTTGCAGGATACCACGGATTTGGCAGCTTTGGAGCGGGAGTTCACTCCGGAGGTCAAGGCTATCATCATTGAAAGCCCCGCCAATCCGTTGCTGACTATTACGGATATCCGCAAGGTATCGGAAATCGCCCACCGTCATGGCGTGCTGGTGATTGTGGACAACACCTTTATGACGCCCTATCTCCAGCAGCCTTTGGCGCTGGGGGCCGATGTGGTGGTACACAGTGCCACCAAGTATCTGGGCGGCCACAGTGATCTGGTGGCTGGTCTGGCGGTGGTCAAGACCAAGGAGCTGGCGGAAAAGCTGGCCTTTGTGCAGAATTCCACCGGCGGGGTATTGGGCCCCCAGGACGCCTTCCTGCTGATCCGGGGCATCAAGACACTGGGCGTGCGGTTGGACCGCCATGTGGCCAATGCCACTTATCTGGCCGAATGGCTGGCAGGCAATCTGGAGGTGGCAAAAGTCTACTATCCCGGCCTGACCAGTCATATCGGCTACGAAATCAATCAGCAGCAGGCGAAGAACGGTGGTGCCATGATTTCCTTTGAACTGACAGAAGGCCATGATATCCGTAAATTCTTCAAGTCTTTGGGGCTTATCGCCTTGGCGGAAAGCTTGGGCGGCGTGGAGAGCCTTGTCTGCCATCCGGCCAGCATGACCCATGCGGCTATCCCCAAGGAAACCCGGGACAAGATCGGCATCACGGAAAATCTTATCCGCCTGTCCGTGGGCATTGAGGATAAGGATGATCTGCTGACAGATCTGAAACAGGCCATTGAGGCCAGCCGGATTTAA